Proteins encoded together in one Chitinophaga varians window:
- a CDS encoding TonB-dependent receptor produces MKHLFTLLGALLLMLSSQAQQGTIKGKITAGGKPVQFANVAIPALKSGAVADQQGTFLVRNVQPGTYDIKVSMIGYQPVTLKKSIRSNQTITLDITLEEDLSKLNEVVVTGVSRATAVRKNPIPIAVIGKRDMNMHVNSNIIDAIVKGVPGVSAVTTGPNISKPFIRGLGYNRVLTLFDGVRQEGQQWGDEHGIEVDQYGIARAEVVKGPASLTYGSDALAGVINMIPDVPETGPGKLKGSFLTDYQTNNGMIGSSLGLAYSKNDWKYVLRGTIKTAHNYRNKIDGFVYGTAFREYNISALARVDKSWGHSQWGASLYDNTQEIPDGSRDSLTRKFTRQIKDADDDIKDRPIVPDNELRTYTLNPLHQHIQHYRLYNRTRWQLGKGDINTLLGLQQSVRREYNHPEMPVQPGLYVVLNTLNYDLRYNLPALAGVETTVGVNGMYQLNRSRNATDFPIPDYNLFDIGGFFFAKKTIGQLDISGGLRYDSRHIRWNDFYVGPNKDNGFDKKYDLPDTAGATLQFPAFGHNYTGISGSLGVTWNLSQRVLLKANIARGYRAPNITEIGSNGLDPGAHIVYLGNREFKPEFSLQQDLGFLAYLPDLDISVEVFHNNIENYIYQARLYDAAGEPVVIVPGNATYRYQQSGARLYGAEVGVNLRPRTVPWLTMDNSAAYTEGRNRNQALIDLHGDAARYLPFIPPLHMRSAVKATASRNFGVFSKAYVRVGADRFSAQRHFYGVDNTETYTAGYTLMNVGAGSGIVNRKGKTVMELFFQLDNVFDVAYQANMNRLKYFEYYSSSPNGRTGIYNMGRNFSAKVIVPF; encoded by the coding sequence ATGAAACATTTATTTACACTACTGGGTGCCCTGTTGTTGATGCTATCGTCGCAAGCACAACAGGGGACCATCAAGGGAAAAATTACTGCCGGCGGTAAACCGGTACAATTTGCAAACGTTGCCATACCAGCGTTGAAATCCGGTGCTGTGGCGGATCAACAGGGAACGTTCCTGGTCCGGAACGTACAACCCGGAACATACGATATCAAAGTATCGATGATCGGATACCAACCAGTGACGCTGAAAAAAAGCATCCGCAGCAATCAGACCATTACGTTGGACATCACGCTGGAAGAAGACCTGTCGAAACTCAACGAAGTGGTGGTAACAGGCGTGTCGCGCGCTACGGCCGTGCGCAAAAATCCTATACCCATTGCCGTTATAGGCAAGCGGGACATGAACATGCACGTAAACAGCAATATCATTGATGCGATCGTAAAAGGCGTACCCGGCGTGAGCGCCGTCACCACAGGGCCTAACATCTCCAAACCCTTTATCCGCGGCCTCGGATACAACCGCGTATTAACGCTCTTCGACGGCGTACGGCAGGAAGGACAACAATGGGGCGATGAACATGGTATCGAAGTAGATCAGTACGGCATAGCAAGGGCGGAAGTTGTAAAAGGCCCTGCCAGTCTGACTTACGGCTCCGATGCGCTCGCCGGTGTTATCAATATGATCCCCGACGTGCCGGAAACCGGACCGGGCAAACTCAAAGGCAGTTTCCTGACAGACTATCAAACCAACAACGGCATGATCGGCTCTTCACTGGGACTGGCCTACAGCAAAAATGACTGGAAATATGTACTGCGCGGCACCATAAAAACCGCCCACAACTATCGCAATAAAATTGATGGTTTCGTGTATGGCACTGCTTTCCGTGAGTACAACATTTCCGCGCTGGCCCGGGTGGATAAATCCTGGGGACATTCACAATGGGGCGCCAGCCTGTATGATAATACCCAGGAAATCCCCGATGGCAGCCGGGATTCGCTGACCCGCAAATTTACCCGTCAAATAAAGGATGCCGATGACGATATCAAAGACAGGCCCATCGTGCCGGACAACGAGCTGCGCACCTATACCCTGAACCCATTGCATCAGCATATTCAACATTACCGGTTATATAACCGTACCCGTTGGCAGCTTGGCAAAGGCGACATCAACACCTTGCTGGGTCTGCAACAGAGCGTGCGCCGGGAATATAATCATCCGGAAATGCCGGTCCAGCCGGGACTGTACGTTGTGCTCAACACGCTCAACTACGATCTTCGGTACAACCTGCCGGCCCTCGCCGGCGTGGAAACCACAGTGGGCGTAAATGGCATGTACCAGCTTAACCGCAGTCGTAACGCCACAGACTTCCCCATTCCGGATTACAACCTGTTTGATATCGGTGGGTTTTTCTTTGCGAAGAAGACCATCGGCCAACTGGACATTTCCGGTGGCCTTCGATATGACAGCCGGCATATCCGCTGGAACGATTTTTATGTAGGTCCCAACAAGGACAATGGTTTCGATAAAAAATACGACCTGCCGGATACCGCCGGCGCAACGTTGCAGTTCCCCGCTTTCGGGCATAACTACACCGGTATCTCCGGCAGCCTGGGCGTTACCTGGAACCTGAGCCAGCGGGTGCTATTGAAGGCTAACATTGCCCGGGGCTACCGGGCGCCCAATATAACGGAAATCGGTTCCAACGGGCTTGACCCCGGCGCACACATCGTATACCTGGGCAACCGGGAGTTTAAGCCGGAATTCAGTCTCCAGCAGGACCTTGGTTTCCTGGCTTATCTGCCCGACCTGGACATCAGCGTGGAAGTGTTTCACAATAACATCGAGAATTACATCTACCAGGCGCGATTGTATGATGCCGCTGGCGAGCCGGTGGTGATAGTGCCCGGCAACGCTACGTATCGTTACCAGCAATCCGGTGCGCGGCTGTATGGGGCAGAAGTGGGTGTAAATCTGCGTCCGCGTACCGTGCCCTGGTTGACCATGGATAACAGCGCCGCCTATACGGAAGGGCGTAACCGCAACCAGGCGCTCATTGACTTACATGGCGATGCAGCCCGCTACCTGCCTTTTATACCGCCGCTGCATATGCGTTCAGCCGTCAAGGCCACCGCATCCCGCAACTTTGGCGTGTTCTCCAAGGCTTATGTGCGGGTCGGAGCGGACCGGTTTTCTGCACAGCGTCATTTTTACGGAGTCGATAATACCGAGACTTACACTGCCGGCTATACGCTGATGAATGTGGGAGCAGGCTCCGGTATTGTAAATAGGAAGGGAAAGACGGTGATGGAGCTGTTTTTCCAGCTGGACAATGTATTTGATGTCGCCTATCAGGCCAACATGAACCGGTTGAAATATTTCGAATACTATAGCAGTTCCCCCAATGGCCGCACGGGCATTTATAATATGGGGCGTAATTTCAGCGCGAAGGTGATAGTTCCTTTTTAG